A stretch of Chionomys nivalis chromosome 2, mChiNiv1.1, whole genome shotgun sequence DNA encodes these proteins:
- the Erf gene encoding ETS domain-containing transcription factor ERF isoform X1, whose amino-acid sequence MNYDKLSRALRYYYNKRILHKTKGKRFTYKFNFNKLVLVNYPFIDVGLAGGAVPQSAPPVPSGGSHFRFPPSTPSEVLSPTEDPRSPPACSSSSSSLFSAVVARRLGRGSVSDCSDGTSELEEPLGEDPRARPPGPPELGAFRGPPLARLPHDPGVFRVYPRPRGGPEPLSPFPVSPLAGPGSLLPPQLSPALPMTPTHLAYTPSPTLSPMYPSGGGGPSGSGGGSHFSFSPEDMKRYLQAHTQSVYNYHLSPRAFLHYPGLVVPQPQRPDKCPLPPMAPETPPVPSSASSSSSSSSSPFKFKLQPPPLGRRQRAAGEKAPGGTEKSSGSSGSGGLAEGAGALVPPPPPPQIKVEPISEGESEEVEVTDISDEDEEDGEVFKTPRAPPAPPKPEPGEAPGAAQCMPLKLRFKRRWSEDCRLEGGGALSGGPEDEGEDKKVRGDTGPGEAGGPLTPRRVSSDLQHATAQLSLEHRDS is encoded by the exons ATGAACTATGACAAGCTGAGCCGGGCCCTGCG CTATTACTATAACAAACGCATTCTGCACAAGACCAAGGGCAAGCGGTTCACCTACAAGTTCAACTTCAACAAGCTGGTGCTGGTCAATTACCCTTTCATAGACGTGGGGCTGGCCG GGGGTGCAGTGCCCCAAAGTGCCCCTCCAGTGCCATCGGGTGGCAGCCATTTCCGCTTCCCCCCTTCAACGCCTTCCGAGGTGCTGTCCCCCACTGAGGATCCCCGATCTCCACCGGCCtgctcttcatcttcctcctcgcTCTTCTCTGCTGTGGTAGCCCGACGTTTGGGCCGGGGCTCAGTCAGTGACTGTAGTGATGGCACGTCAGAGTTGGAGGAGCCTCTGGGAGAGGACCCCCGGGCAAGACCACCTGGCCCTCCAGAGCTGGGTGCCTTCCGAGGGCCCCCCCTGGCCCGCCTCCCGCATGACCCTGGTGTCTTCCGTGTCTACCCCCGGCCCCGGGGTGGTCCTGAACCCCTAAGCCCCTTCCCTGTGTCACCCTTGGCTGGGCCTGGCTCCCTTCTGCCCCCTCAGCTCTCCCCGGCTCTGCCTATGACTCCCACCCACCTGGCCTACACACCCTCGCCCACGTTGAGTCCTATGTACCCCAGCGGTGGTGGGGGCCCTAGTGGCTCAGGGGGAGGCTCCCACTTCTCCTTCAGCCCCGAGGACATGAAACGGTACCTGCAGGCCCACACCCAAAGCGTCTACAACTACCACCTCAGTCCCCGCGCCTTCCTGCActaccctgggctggtggtgccCCAGCCACAGCGCCCTGACAAGTGCCCGCTGCCGCCCATGGCACCAGAGACCCCACCGGTACCCTCCTCAGCCtcgtcttcctcttcctcctcttcatccccGTTCAAGTTTAAGCTGCAGCCACCTCCGCTAGGACGCCGGCAGCGagcagctggagagaaggctccagGAGGCACCGAGAAGAGCAGCGGTAGCAGTGGCTCAGGTGGGCTGGCTGAGGGGGCAGGCGCATTGGTCCCCCCACCGCCACCACCCCAGATCAAGGTGGAGCCCATCTCAGAAGGCGAGTCCGAGGAGGTGGAGGTGACTGACATCAGTGACGAGGATGAGGAAGATGGGGAGGTGTTCAAGACTCCCCGTGCCCCACCTGCTCCTCCAAAGCCAGAGCCGGGAGAGGCACCTGGGGCAGCCCAGTGCATGCCCCTTAAACTGCGCTTTAAGCGGCGCTGGAGTGAAGACTGTCGCCTGGAGGGGGGCGGGGCTCTGTCCGGGGGCCCTGAGGATGAGGGTGAGGACAAGAAGGTGCGTGGGGACACGGGCCCTGGGGAGGCTGGGGGGCCACTCACCCCACGACGGGTGAGCTCTGATCTCCAGCACGCCACAGCCCAGCTCTCTCTGGAGCATCGAGATTCCTGA
- the Erf gene encoding ETS domain-containing transcription factor ERF isoform X2 has translation MKTPADTGFAFPDWAYKPESSPGSRQIQLWHFILELLRKEEYQGVIAWQGDYGEFVIKDPDEVARLWGVRKCKPQMNYDKLSRALRYYYNKRILHKTKGKRFTYKFNFNKLVLVNYPFIDVGLAGGAVPQSAPPVPSGGSHFRFPPSTPSEVLSPTEDPRSPPACSSSSSSLFSAVVARRLGRGSVSDCSDGTSELEEPLGEDPRARPPGPPELGAFRGPPLARLPHDPGVFRVYPRPRGGPEPLSPFPVSPLAGPGSLLPPQLSPALPMTPTHLAYTPSPTLSPMYPSGGGGPSGSGGGSHFSFSPEDMKRYLQAHTQSVYNYHLSPRAFLHYPGLVVPQPQRPDKCPLPPMAPETPPVPSSASSSSSSSSSPFKFKLQPPPLGRRQRAAGEKAPGGTEKSSGSSGSGGLAEGAGALVPPPPPPQIKVEPISEGESEEVEVTDISDEDEEDGEVFKTPRAPPAPPKPEPGEAPGAAQCMPLKLRFKRRWSEDCRLEGGGALSGGPEDEGEDKKVRGDTGPGEAGGPLTPRRVSSDLQHATAQLSLEHRDS, from the exons ATGAAGACCCCGGCGGACAcag GGTTTGCCTTCCCAGACTGGGCCTACAAACCGGAGTCATCCCCTGGTTCAAGGCAGATCCAGCTGTGGCACTTTATTCTGGAGCTGCTACGGAAGGAGGAGTACCAGGGCGTCATCGCCTGGCAGGGGGACTACGGGGAATTTGTCATCAAGGACCCTGATGAGGTGGCCCGCCTCTGGGGTGTCCGCAAGTGCAAGCCCCAGATGAACTATGACAAGCTGAGCCGGGCCCTGCG CTATTACTATAACAAACGCATTCTGCACAAGACCAAGGGCAAGCGGTTCACCTACAAGTTCAACTTCAACAAGCTGGTGCTGGTCAATTACCCTTTCATAGACGTGGGGCTGGCCG GGGGTGCAGTGCCCCAAAGTGCCCCTCCAGTGCCATCGGGTGGCAGCCATTTCCGCTTCCCCCCTTCAACGCCTTCCGAGGTGCTGTCCCCCACTGAGGATCCCCGATCTCCACCGGCCtgctcttcatcttcctcctcgcTCTTCTCTGCTGTGGTAGCCCGACGTTTGGGCCGGGGCTCAGTCAGTGACTGTAGTGATGGCACGTCAGAGTTGGAGGAGCCTCTGGGAGAGGACCCCCGGGCAAGACCACCTGGCCCTCCAGAGCTGGGTGCCTTCCGAGGGCCCCCCCTGGCCCGCCTCCCGCATGACCCTGGTGTCTTCCGTGTCTACCCCCGGCCCCGGGGTGGTCCTGAACCCCTAAGCCCCTTCCCTGTGTCACCCTTGGCTGGGCCTGGCTCCCTTCTGCCCCCTCAGCTCTCCCCGGCTCTGCCTATGACTCCCACCCACCTGGCCTACACACCCTCGCCCACGTTGAGTCCTATGTACCCCAGCGGTGGTGGGGGCCCTAGTGGCTCAGGGGGAGGCTCCCACTTCTCCTTCAGCCCCGAGGACATGAAACGGTACCTGCAGGCCCACACCCAAAGCGTCTACAACTACCACCTCAGTCCCCGCGCCTTCCTGCActaccctgggctggtggtgccCCAGCCACAGCGCCCTGACAAGTGCCCGCTGCCGCCCATGGCACCAGAGACCCCACCGGTACCCTCCTCAGCCtcgtcttcctcttcctcctcttcatccccGTTCAAGTTTAAGCTGCAGCCACCTCCGCTAGGACGCCGGCAGCGagcagctggagagaaggctccagGAGGCACCGAGAAGAGCAGCGGTAGCAGTGGCTCAGGTGGGCTGGCTGAGGGGGCAGGCGCATTGGTCCCCCCACCGCCACCACCCCAGATCAAGGTGGAGCCCATCTCAGAAGGCGAGTCCGAGGAGGTGGAGGTGACTGACATCAGTGACGAGGATGAGGAAGATGGGGAGGTGTTCAAGACTCCCCGTGCCCCACCTGCTCCTCCAAAGCCAGAGCCGGGAGAGGCACCTGGGGCAGCCCAGTGCATGCCCCTTAAACTGCGCTTTAAGCGGCGCTGGAGTGAAGACTGTCGCCTGGAGGGGGGCGGGGCTCTGTCCGGGGGCCCTGAGGATGAGGGTGAGGACAAGAAGGTGCGTGGGGACACGGGCCCTGGGGAGGCTGGGGGGCCACTCACCCCACGACGGGTGAGCTCTGATCTCCAGCACGCCACAGCCCAGCTCTCTCTGGAGCATCGAGATTCCTGA